From Candidatus Neomarinimicrobiota bacterium, the proteins below share one genomic window:
- the plsY gene encoding glycerol-3-phosphate 1-O-acyltransferase PlsY produces the protein MNHVWVIVLSYLAGSFPTALIMGYILKGVDIRTLGSGNMGATNVFRQLGVAAGIVTLLLDMFKGFASAYWISRLGSGDPVGLMILAGVSAILGHTFTVFGGFRGGKGVATATGMVLAIAPLIVLICALVFILTTLLTGYVSVASMLAVSLFGLIHIVLYFLGYEISRWLLIFSIIIPFFIVWTHRSNVKNLIRGEEGRFENLMIFRRKKTS, from the coding sequence ATGAATCATGTTTGGGTGATTGTCTTGTCTTATCTGGCCGGATCTTTTCCCACGGCCCTGATCATGGGTTACATCCTGAAGGGGGTGGATATCCGGACCCTGGGAAGCGGCAACATGGGGGCGACAAATGTCTTTCGTCAGTTGGGAGTGGCTGCAGGGATTGTGACCCTTTTGTTGGATATGTTCAAGGGATTTGCCTCGGCCTACTGGATTTCACGGCTGGGGAGTGGAGATCCGGTGGGACTCATGATTTTGGCAGGTGTCAGTGCCATTTTGGGACATACATTTACGGTTTTTGGAGGATTCCGGGGCGGCAAGGGGGTAGCCACCGCCACAGGGATGGTTTTGGCCATTGCACCGCTTATCGTCCTGATATGTGCCCTGGTTTTTATCCTCACCACCCTTCTCACCGGCTATGTCTCCGTGGCTTCCATGCTGGCGGTGAGTCTTTTCGGGCTGATTCACATTGTGCTCTATTTTCTGGGATACGAGATCAGCCGGTGGTTGTTGATTTTCAGTATCATCATCCCTTTTTTCATCGTGTGGACTCATCGGAGCAATGTAAAAAATCTGATAAGGGGGGAAGAGGGACGTTTTGAAAACCTCATGATTTTCAGGCGGAAGAAAACTTCATGA
- a CDS encoding (deoxy)nucleoside triphosphate pyrophosphohydrolase, translating into MIHVSAGILMADGLILLCRRLPRDPHPLKWEFPGGKAEAGETPEEALIRELTEELAIHVTGVNKIVSYPYQYKHREIITLHFFQILSFAGRIQNKAFQRIEWVRPENLRHYDLLAGDLEFLAWMDKHPHVLKKESL; encoded by the coding sequence ATGATACATGTTTCTGCAGGCATACTTATGGCCGATGGTTTAATTCTCCTTTGCCGGCGTCTGCCCCGGGATCCCCATCCTTTGAAATGGGAATTCCCGGGTGGAAAAGCAGAAGCAGGTGAAACACCCGAAGAGGCCCTTATCCGCGAACTGACGGAAGAACTCGCCATCCATGTGACCGGGGTCAACAAAATCGTGTCCTATCCCTACCAATACAAACACCGGGAAATCATCACCCTCCATTTTTTTCAAATCCTCTCCTTTGCCGGCAGGATACAAAATAAAGCCTTTCAACGCATAGAATGGGTCCGGCCGGAGAATTTGCGTCACTATGATCTTTTGGCCGGGGACCTTGAATTCCTGGCCTGGATGGATAAACATCCCCATGTTTTAAAAAAAGAATCTCTCTAA